The genomic region CCGTGGTGGCCACCCTCGAGCAAGCCCTCGCGCCGGGCGCCCCGCTGCTGCACCCGGAGTGGAGCGACAACGTGGCGGTCCGCGTGCAGGTCAGCCGGGGCGGCGTGGACGCCGCCCTCCGCGCGGCGCCCGTTCGGGTCCGCGGGTCCTTCCACGTCGGCCGGCACACCGGCATGCCCATCGAGACCCGCGGGGCGGTGGCCCACCTCGACCCGGCGCGCAACCGGCTCGACGTCTGGGCCTCCGGCCAGTCGGCGCACCGGCTCCGGGAGGTGCTCTGCGCCGCCCTTGGGCTCGCGCGCGAGGAGGTTCACGTCCGGATCCCGGACGTCGGGGGGGCGTTCGGGCAGAAGGGCGCTTCCTACCCCGAAGAGATCCTGGTCGCCCACCTCGCGCGGCGCCTCGGCCGGCCGGTCAAGTGGATCGAGGACCGGCGCGAGCACTTCCTCGGCAGCACGCACGCCCGGGACCAGTGGCACGAGGTCGAGGCGGGCGCCACGCAGGACGGGCGAATCCTGGCGATCCGGAACCGGATCGTGCTCGACAGCGGCGCCTTCAACCTCCGCGGGATCGTGCTGCCCCACAACACCGTCGCCCACTTCCTCGGGCCGTACCGGGTCCCGGAGTACGACCTCGAGGCGCGCACCGTCGTCACGAACAAGGTGCCGCTGAGTCCCACGCGGGGCACCGGGCGGCCCGAGGCCACCTTCGTGATGACCCGCGTCCTGGATCTCGTCGCCGGCGCCACGGGGATCGACCCCGCCGAGGTGCGGCTCAAGAACCTCGTCTCGCCGGCGGAGATGCCGTACAGCGTCGGCATGCTCTACCGGGATGGCGTCCCGCTCGTCTACGACTACGGCGACTACCCCGAAGCCCTTCGCCGGGTGCTCCGACGCATCGACTACGACGGCTTCCGCGCCGAGCAGCCGGCGCTCCGGGCGCAAGGGATCCACCGCGGCGTCGGCAGCGCGGTCTTCATCGAGGGCACCGGCTTCGGCGCAGGCGAGTGGGCACGCGTTCGCGTCGAGCCGTCAGGGCAGGTGGTCGTGGCGAGTGGCGCCACCTCCCAGGGGCAGTCGCACGAGACCACGCTCGCGCAGATCTGCGCGGCCTGCCTCGGCGTGCCCATCGAGCGCGTGGACGTCCAGGGGGGCGACACCGACGCGATCACCCGCGGCGAGGGCACCTTCGCCAGCCGCACGATCGTGGCGGCCGGCAACGCGGTGGCCGGCGCGGCGCGGGGGGTCCGGGAGCGGGCGCTCGCCCTGGCCGCGAGCCGGCTGGGAGCCTCTCCGGCCGTGCTCGAGCTCCGGGACGGCATGGTCCGCGCCCCCGGCGGGGCCACCGTCTCCCTGGCCGAGCTCGCCGGCGCGGCCGGGCCGGAGGCGCCGCTCGACCTCACCGACCACTTCACGCCCGAGACCGTCACCTTCTCCTACGGGGCGCATGCCGCGATCGTCGAGGTGGACGTCGAGACCTGCCAGGTGCGCGTCGCGCGCTATGCCGCCGTGGACGACTGCGGCCTCGTGATCAACCCCACGGTGGTGGAGGGGCAGCTCCAGGGCGGCATTGCCCAGGGGATCGGCGGCGCGCTCTACGAGGAGCTGGTCTACGACGGCGAGGGCCAGCTGCTCACCGGGAGTTTCATGGACTACCTCCTCCCCAGCGCGGCCGAGGTGCCCACGCCAGCGCTCGAGCCGATGGTCACGGAATCGCCCCGTAACCCGCTCGGCGTGCGGGGGGTGGGCGAGGGCGGCGCCATCCCCCCGATGGCCGTGATTGCCAGCGCCGTGGACGACGCGCTGGCCCCCTTCGGGATCCACATCACGGAGACGCCCGTCACCCCCGAGCGCCTGTTCCAGCTCCTGCGCCGGGCCCGGGCGGGTGGGGGGTGAGGTGAGCGGCCACCGCGTCTCCGTCCGGATCAACGGCCGGCGCCACGAGGCCGACGTCGAGCCGCACCGGCTCCTCAGCGACTTCCTCCGGGAGGAGTGCGGGCTCACGGGCACGCATGTGGGCTGCGAGCATGGGGTGTGCGGGGCGTGCACGATCCTGCTGGACGGGGCCCCCGCCCGGGCCTGTCTCCTCTTCGCCATCCAGGCGGACGGCGCCGAGATCGAGACGGTCGAGGGGCTGGCGGCTGATGACCGGCTCCACCCGCTCCAGGAGGCGTTCTGGGAGCACCACGCGCTCCAGTGCGGGTTCTGCACGCCCGGCTTTCTCATGACGGCGGTGGCGCTGCTCCGCGAGCGGCCGGATCCCTCGGAGGCCGAGGTGCGCGAAGGCCTCTCGGGCAACCTCTGCCGCTGCACCGGCTACGCCAACATCGTCCGCGCCGTCCTGGCCGCTGCCGATCGGTTGCGCACCACAGGCACGGGGACCGCGTGAAGCCTGCCCCCTTCACCTATCACGCCCCGGCCAGTCTCGAGGAGGCCCTGTCGCTCCTCGCGCGCCATCGCGGGGAGGCCAAGGTGCTCGCAGGCGGCCAGAGCCTGGTGCCGCTGATGAACTTCCGCCTGGCCCGTCCGGCGCAGGTGGTGGACCTCAACGGGCTTCGCACGCTGGCCGGTATCCGTGAGGCCGACGGCATGCTCTGCCTGGGCGCCATGACCCGCCAGCACGCCATCGAGCGCTCCCCGGTGGTGCGCCGCCTCTGCCCACTCCTGGCCGAAGCCACGGCCCTGATCGGGCACCCCGCCATCCGCTCACGGGGCACCATCGGTGGGAGCCTCGCTCACGCCGATCCCGCTGCCGAGTACCCGACCGTCCTCGCCACCCTCGAGGGCACCGTGGTCGCCCGCAGCCTCGCCGGCGAGCGGACGCTGACGGCCGAGAGCCTCTTCGCCGGCTATCTCGCCACGCGCCTCGAGCCGGACGAGATCCTGGTCGAGGTGCGCCTGCCGCTTCCGCCGCGCCGCCACGGCTGGGCCTTCGAGGAGGTGAGCCGCCGTCACGGCGACTTCGCGCTGGTCGCTGTCGCCGCCCTCGTCGCGGTGGAGGACGGGCGGTGCGCCCGCGTCCGGCTCGCCGCCGGCGGCGTGGGCCCGGCCCCGCAGCGGCTCCGTCGCGCGGAAGAGACCCTCGAAGGTCGCGGGCCGGGCGAGGCCGAGATCCGCGAGGCCGCATCACTCGCGGCGGCGGACCTCGCGCCCGAGAGCGATCTGCACGCCTCGGCCGACTTCCGACGCCACCTGGCCGGCGTGCTCACGGCCCGCGCGCTCCGTCGCGCCGTCCGGCTCGCGATCGAGCTCGCCCCCTAGGCCCTCGACCGTCCCTCGTCCGGAGTGCGTCGAGCTGGATGGTCAGCCCGCGCCGGGGCGCCCCAGGAAGTCGCGGACGACGCGGAGGAACTCGGCCAGGCGGTCGTGGTGGAGCCAGTGCCCCGCTCCCTCGAGGCCGACGACGGTGGCGTGGCGGAAGGGCCGGGCGCGGCCGTCCTCGACGGGATCGCCGGAGGGGCTCTCCTTGCCCCAGAGGAGGAGCGTGGGGCAGGCGATGCGCGACCAGAGCTGTGCGATGTCCCGGCTGCTCATGTCGTACGGGGGCCAGGCGCGCACGTAGTTGTCGAACTTCCAGCTGTAGGTGCCGTCCTCGTTCTGGTTGACGCCCTGCGCGGTGAGGTGCCGCGCCTGCGCGGCGGAGAGATGCGGGTTCTCCTCCTGCATGCGGCGGAAGGCGTCCTCGATGGAGGCGTAGCGCCGGGGCAGCCGGCCGGCGAAGGCGCGCTGCTCGCGGATCCACTCGTCCATGCGCTCGGCGATGCTCCGGGCGCGGCGCTCGGCGAGCGCGGGCGCCGAGGGGCCGAGCCCCTCGATGGCCACCAGGCGAGCCACCGCCTCGGGGTAGACGCCGGCATAGCGGAGCGCGATGTTGCCGCCGAGGGAGTGGGCGATGATCGTGACCGGCGCCAGCCGCTGCTGGTGGATGAGCTGGGCCAGGTCGTAGATATAGCCGGCCATGGTGTAGCTGCCGTCCGGCGACCACTGGCTGTCTCCATGCCCCCGGAGGTCGGGGGCGATGACGTGCCACTCCTCGCGGAGCGCCTCCGCCGTCCAGTCCCAGTTCCGGCAATGGTCGCGTCCCCCGTGCAGGAGGAGCAGCGGCGGCCGGTCGGGGTTGCCCCAGTCCACGTAGTGCAGCCGTAGCCGCTGGGAGAAGTAGCTCCGCGAGGTGGGCCCGGGCGTGGTGAACAGGCCGAGGTTGGCGGTCAATGGCAGCTCCTTTCGCTCCGCATCTCCCGGGAGGCTACCACATCCGCCGGACCGTCGAACCCTGACGAGGTGGGGCAGAGAGAGCGCGCTGGCGGCCGGGGCCGGGCGCCAGGCGGGGCGCCCGCCTGCCGCCGGCGCTCGCGAGTCGAGGCTTGACGGGTGGCGGGGCCTGGCCCCATGATCCGCGGCGGGGAGCATCACGGCCTGGCCAACCGCAGCGCGTCATGAAGGAGGACCGACCCGTCATGCGCATCCACCATCAGTCGCCCAGCCGCCCGTCCCTGCCCGGTCCCCGCGCGACGCTCATCCTCGTGGCCGCCGTCGTGGCGCTGCTGGCTTCCGGCATGCCGGCGGCCGCCTTCGAGGGGGAGAAGGAGCTCCACGAGGGGGCCAGGAAGGAGAAGGCCTTCACCTGGTACACCGCGCACTACGACTCGGAGTCGGCGGCCGCCATCTGCAACGGCTTCGAGCAGAAGTACCCGGGGGTCAAGTGCAACTACGTCCGCACCACGGCCCAGGTCGCCTATCAGCGGCTGGCCCAGGACCAGAAGGCGGGGCTCGCCGTGGCCTCCGTGATCAGCTCCACCGACCAGGGGCATTACGGCCGCATGAAGCAGGACGGCTGGCTCATGAAGTACCGGCCGCGGAGCCTCAGCGAGCTGGTCGACGCCTTCAAGGCGTTCAACGATCCCGACGACACCTTCTTCGCCACGGCGGCCGGGCTGGTGCTCATCACCTACAACACGACCG from Candidatus Rokuibacteriota bacterium harbors:
- a CDS encoding (2Fe-2S)-binding protein; translation: MSGHRVSVRINGRRHEADVEPHRLLSDFLREECGLTGTHVGCEHGVCGACTILLDGAPARACLLFAIQADGAEIETVEGLAADDRLHPLQEAFWEHHALQCGFCTPGFLMTAVALLRERPDPSEAEVREGLSGNLCRCTGYANIVRAVLAAADRLRTTGTGTA
- a CDS encoding xanthine dehydrogenase family protein subunit M → MKPAPFTYHAPASLEEALSLLARHRGEAKVLAGGQSLVPLMNFRLARPAQVVDLNGLRTLAGIREADGMLCLGAMTRQHAIERSPVVRRLCPLLAEATALIGHPAIRSRGTIGGSLAHADPAAEYPTVLATLEGTVVARSLAGERTLTAESLFAGYLATRLEPDEILVEVRLPLPPRRHGWAFEEVSRRHGDFALVAVAALVAVEDGRCARVRLAAGGVGPAPQRLRRAEETLEGRGPGEAEIREAASLAAADLAPESDLHASADFRRHLAGVLTARALRRAVRLAIELAP
- a CDS encoding alpha/beta hydrolase; translated protein: MLPAADHGARPRHPSSLDSRAPAAGGRPAWRPAPAASALSLPHLVRVRRSGGCGSLPGDAERKELPLTANLGLFTTPGPTSRSYFSQRLRLHYVDWGNPDRPPLLLLHGGRDHCRNWDWTAEALREEWHVIAPDLRGHGDSQWSPDGSYTMAGYIYDLAQLIHQQRLAPVTIIAHSLGGNIALRYAGVYPEAVARLVAIEGLGPSAPALAERRARSIAERMDEWIREQRAFAGRLPRRYASIEDAFRRMQEENPHLSAAQARHLTAQGVNQNEDGTYSWKFDNYVRAWPPYDMSSRDIAQLWSRIACPTLLLWGKESPSGDPVEDGRARPFRHATVVGLEGAGHWLHHDRLAEFLRVVRDFLGRPGAG